Part of the Candidatus Hydrogenedens sp. genome is shown below.
TTTGTATAAGAGAGCAGGCAATTTATCTTCATAGCCGACAGCTAAAAAAGAATCATTAAAGGCAATATGGTTCTTTTCAAGGGCATTCTTATAACCTTTATATCGTTCAAAAGCGCTGGTAGAATCCAGTTCCGCAGAAATAAAAGCAATTCGTTTGTGTCCTCTTCGAATAAGGGTCTCCGTTAATTTTTCTCCAATATATTCATTATCTGAAACTACGGCATCTATAGAGATTTGCGGTAAATAACGGTCAACAAGTACAACCGGGAAATGGGAGCGTGTTAGTTTCTGTAGAAGTTCACAGTTATGCTCATTGTTAAAATGAGCCCAAAAAGCAAAACCATGTATTCCTGTTCTTTTTATATTTCGTAAAAACTTTTGCTCTGTATGAATGTCAAAATAAAGGTTGTAAGAAATGGTTTGAATAAGATTTTTCCCAGCAATTTCCATAAATCCCTGAAGTATTCGTTGGGTATGGTTTGTCTGCTGGTCCTGCATGGCAATAGCAAAGGTAGTTTTTTCGGAGGTTATGGGATAAGGACTGTAATTATCAGGAGAGCATACCTTTGTTCTTTTCCCCTGAGAACTTATCAGATATC
Proteins encoded:
- a CDS encoding GntR family transcriptional regulator, with amino-acid sequence MIRLNKRERLKFVKEDLINKILDHHYPPGTDFPSEKMLMQEYGLTRGYVRQILHELQLEGYLISSQGKRTKVCSPDNYSPYPITSEKTTFAIAMQDQQTNHTQRILQGFMEIAGKNLIQTISYNLYFDIHTEQKFLRNIKRTGIHGFAFWAHFNNEHNCELLQKLTRSHFPVVLVDRYLPQISIDAVVSDNEYIGEKLTETLIRRGHKRIAFISAELDSTSAFERYKGYKNALEKNHIAFNDSFLAVGYEDKLPALLYKLLAMKIRPTAMVFSYDSLAWIAYQEITKLGYKVPDEMEFATLGDEGVAQTHRFPAWMFCQSSIEMGRIACEKLIQRMQMPDKPYEVVKLLPQPSEPQLFEP